A window of the Fuscovulum sp. genome harbors these coding sequences:
- a CDS encoding glycosyltransferase family 4 protein codes for MAYLVNQYPKVSHTFIRREILALERQGVTVLRFSIRGWDAEVVDPLDHAEKAQTRYVLKDGLGPLAAAVVTNVLRRPGAVWTALKAALAMSRRSVRSWPYHLIWLAHACRLRLWLEGENVSHLHAHFGTNSADVAHLLCLLGGPSYSFTVHGADESDNARVLSFPRKTAAARFVVTVSSYTRAQLMRVLPAVDWPKLKVVHCGLDEGFFAETPAELPAEPVLLCIGRLCAEKGHLTLLEAFAKLDRPGVKLVFAGDGEFRALIEARIRDLRLEGRVQITGWIGSDEVRRLITQATIVVQPSLMEGLPVVLMEAMAQGRAVISTYIAGIPELVEAGRTGWLVPAGEIESLAAAMDSALSMPHARLDEMGRAGMARARARHHIDTEAAKLAALFAEGQKA; via the coding sequence GTGGCTTATCTGGTCAACCAGTACCCCAAGGTGAGCCATACCTTTATCCGGCGTGAGATATTGGCGCTGGAGCGGCAGGGGGTGACGGTCCTGCGGTTTTCGATCCGGGGCTGGGATGCCGAAGTGGTTGACCCGCTGGATCATGCCGAAAAGGCGCAGACGCGTTATGTGCTGAAGGATGGGCTTGGCCCGTTGGCGGCGGCGGTGGTGACGAATGTGCTGCGCCGACCGGGGGCGGTGTGGACGGCTCTGAAGGCGGCGCTGGCGATGTCGCGCCGGTCGGTCCGGTCCTGGCCTTATCACCTGATCTGGCTGGCCCATGCCTGCCGGTTGCGGCTGTGGTTGGAGGGCGAAAATGTCAGCCACCTGCACGCCCATTTCGGCACCAATTCGGCGGATGTGGCGCATCTGCTCTGCCTGTTGGGGGGGCCAAGCTACAGTTTCACGGTGCATGGGGCGGACGAATCCGACAATGCGCGCGTGCTGTCTTTCCCGCGCAAGACGGCGGCGGCGCGGTTCGTGGTGACGGTCAGCAGCTATACCCGCGCGCAATTGATGCGGGTTCTTCCGGCGGTGGACTGGCCGAAGCTGAAGGTGGTGCATTGCGGGCTGGATGAAGGGTTCTTTGCCGAGACCCCGGCGGAATTGCCCGCCGAGCCGGTGCTGCTGTGCATCGGGCGGCTTTGTGCGGAAAAGGGGCATCTGACCCTGCTTGAAGCCTTTGCCAAGCTGGACCGTCCCGGCGTGAAGCTGGTCTTTGCTGGGGATGGCGAGTTTCGCGCGTTGATCGAGGCGCGCATCCGTGACCTGCGGCTGGAAGGCCGGGTGCAGATCACCGGCTGGATCGGCAGCGACGAAGTGCGCCGCCTGATCACGCAGGCCACGATCGTGGTGCAGCCCAGCCTGATGGAGGGCCTGCCTGTCGTGCTGATGGAGGCGATGGCGCAGGGGCGGGCGGTGATATCCACCTATATCGCCGGGATCCCGGAACTGGTCGAGGCGGGGCGGACCGGCTGGCTGGTGCCGGCGGGCGAGATCGAGAGTCTGGCCGCCGCGATGGACAGCGCGCTGTCCATGCCGCATGCGCGGCTGGATGAGATGGGACGGGCGGGCATGGCCCGGGCGCGGGCGCGGCATCACATCGACACCGAGGCTGCGAAGCTGGCCGCGTTGTTTGCCGAGGGACAGAAGGCGTGA
- a CDS encoding polysaccharide deacetylase family protein produces the protein MTAVLKRLARGALGSPPLRGVLRARALSDDPVTVLCYHTLGPDQGGPDAWTVLRAADFRAHLAMLAEGYEIISLDQALADGPGRAGGGRPRAVLTFDDGEAGLFRHLLPMLDELRVPVLVYVATAQIESGQPYWFDRVMGALGIAAHHVTVPGLGEWDLPAAPGNARWAVLGGLLEAMKTVDPARREALTDGIVAAHPLPAGRAPLAPLTRAELDALAASPWVTIGAHSHCHNLLDQLAVAEAAASMARSRDLLRDWTGQAVAHFAWPNGNHTAALRAQATALGFVTATALDGGLWRQGADLFALPRVAVGRHDDAARLRLRMIGI, from the coding sequence GTGACGGCGGTGCTGAAGCGGTTGGCGCGGGGGGCGCTGGGATCGCCGCCGCTGCGCGGTGTGCTTCGGGCAAGGGCCCTGTCGGACGATCCGGTGACGGTGCTGTGCTATCACACGCTGGGGCCGGATCAGGGCGGGCCGGATGCCTGGACCGTGCTGCGGGCGGCGGATTTCCGGGCACATCTGGCGATGCTGGCCGAAGGGTATGAGATCATCTCGCTGGATCAGGCGCTGGCCGATGGGCCGGGGCGGGCTGGCGGTGGGCGACCGCGCGCGGTGCTGACATTTGACGATGGCGAGGCGGGGCTGTTTCGCCATTTGTTGCCGATGCTGGATGAGCTGCGTGTGCCGGTGCTGGTTTATGTGGCCACGGCGCAGATCGAAAGCGGGCAGCCCTATTGGTTTGACCGGGTGATGGGCGCGCTGGGGATTGCCGCGCATCACGTGACGGTGCCGGGGCTTGGGGAATGGGACCTGCCTGCGGCGCCGGGCAATGCGCGCTGGGCGGTGCTGGGCGGGTTGCTAGAAGCGATGAAGACGGTCGATCCGGCGCGGCGCGAGGCCCTGACGGATGGGATTGTGGCCGCGCATCCGCTGCCTGCCGGGCGCGCACCGTTGGCGCCGCTGACGCGGGCGGAACTGGATGCCCTGGCAGCAAGCCCCTGGGTGACGATCGGGGCGCACAGTCATTGCCACAACCTGCTGGATCAGTTGGCCGTGGCGGAAGCGGCGGCCAGCATGGCGCGGTCGCGCGATCTACTGCGCGACTGGACGGGGCAAGCGGTGGCGCATTTCGCATGGCCCAACGGCAACCACACGGCGGCCTTGCGGGCGCAGGCGACGGCGCTGGGTTTTGTAACGGCGACGGCGCTGGATGGTGGGTTGTGGCGGCAGGGGGCGGATCTGTTTGCGCTGCCGCGCGTGGCGGTAGGACGGCATGATGACGCAGCGCGGTTGCGCCTGCGGATGATCGGGATTTGA
- a CDS encoding NAD-dependent epimerase/dehydratase family protein, which yields MADFLITGGCGFIGSHLADALLARGDGVVVLDNLSTGKRANLSPEVRVIEGDVSDREAVARAIAGCAGVFHLAGIASVAYCNEHWREGHLTNQTGTVTVFEAAARAGRVPVVYTSSAAIYGDAGSGAVDETRAPRPQTAYGVDKLGSELHGRIAMSVHGVPTVGLRPFNIYGPRQDPSSAYSGVISIFNNRLAQGLPVTVFGDGMQTRDFVFVADVVRFLLAGMARAPEAAGGAAGQVFNICTGRTTTLMGLIETLARLHGVQAVVQHAEPRVGDIRESLGNPARARDVLGVTADMRLEDGLARLIAGV from the coding sequence ATGGCGGATTTTCTGATCACAGGGGGATGCGGGTTCATCGGATCGCATCTGGCGGATGCCCTGCTGGCGCGGGGCGACGGGGTGGTGGTGCTGGACAACCTGTCCACCGGCAAGCGGGCCAATCTTTCGCCCGAGGTGCGGGTGATCGAGGGGGACGTTTCCGATCGCGAAGCGGTAGCGCGGGCAATAGCGGGCTGTGCGGGGGTGTTTCATCTGGCAGGCATCGCGTCGGTTGCCTATTGCAATGAGCATTGGCGCGAAGGGCATCTGACCAACCAGACCGGAACGGTGACTGTGTTCGAGGCGGCGGCGCGGGCGGGGCGGGTGCCGGTTGTGTACACCTCATCCGCGGCGATCTATGGCGATGCCGGGTCGGGGGCGGTGGATGAGACGCGCGCCCCGCGCCCGCAAACGGCCTATGGCGTGGACAAGCTGGGATCGGAACTGCATGGCCGGATTGCCATGAGCGTGCATGGCGTGCCGACCGTGGGGCTGCGACCTTTCAACATCTATGGGCCGCGGCAAGACCCGTCATCGGCCTATTCGGGTGTGATCTCGATCTTCAACAACCGGTTGGCGCAAGGGCTGCCGGTGACGGTGTTTGGCGACGGGATGCAGACACGGGATTTCGTGTTCGTCGCCGATGTGGTGCGGTTCCTGCTGGCCGGGATGGCGCGGGCGCCAGAGGCGGCAGGAGGGGCGGCGGGACAGGTGTTCAACATCTGCACCGGGCGGACGACCACGCTGATGGGGTTGATCGAGACGCTGGCGCGGCTGCATGGCGTGCAGGCGGTGGTGCAACATGCCGAGCCGCGGGTCGGGGATATCCGGGAATCGCTGGGCAATCCGGCGCGGGCGCGGGATGTGCTGGGCGTGACGGCCGATATGCGGCTGGAAGACGGGTTGGCGCGGCTGATCGCTGGCGTCTGA
- a CDS encoding class I SAM-dependent methyltransferase has product MPARSNGMVASRVDANAQEATFVSLTKVCVGGAKFNTLPRIFGCNILLCADPKRPYNLNDCVFGGQMELARTDLMQVRTLLHESDPLTMAVYLKALQEGQADVSVAAQTRQKAERLGWVYADRAALTPIGWFAADSLREYFFWRERARKLPFADAIPEVIHETLAGRHVLEIGSGSGMNLMSLAHVTKSVTGLEPVPIYRQIGGVLAEVEGLSHVVARDGRAEALPFEAEQFDTVLCVSAHQYFDMVPAFREIARVLRPGGEVVLISGTWSRYLLGSAHQVLTGLSAAKNYVVTVVNTASYMAMRRKILVRPSKWTTAYPIYPARWAIVGLLREAGLTMVGPPERRAGETIFRARKVTRG; this is encoded by the coding sequence ATGCCCGCGCGTTCCAATGGAATGGTGGCGAGCCGTGTCGATGCGAACGCTCAAGAAGCGACCTTTGTTTCGTTAACAAAGGTTTGCGTTGGGGGCGCGAAGTTCAATACCCTGCCGCGCATTTTTGGGTGCAACATTTTGCTTTGTGCAGACCCCAAGCGACCTTACAACCTTAATGATTGTGTTTTTGGGGGTCAGATGGAGTTAGCTCGTACCGACCTGATGCAGGTGCGTACGCTTTTGCACGAAAGTGATCCGCTGACGATGGCGGTGTATTTGAAGGCGCTTCAGGAAGGACAAGCCGATGTTTCGGTGGCGGCGCAAACGCGGCAGAAAGCAGAGCGTCTGGGCTGGGTCTATGCAGATCGCGCGGCGCTGACTCCGATAGGCTGGTTTGCGGCGGATTCGTTGCGCGAATACTTTTTCTGGCGTGAACGGGCGCGAAAGTTGCCCTTTGCCGATGCCATTCCCGAAGTGATCCACGAAACATTGGCCGGGCGGCATGTTCTGGAGATCGGCAGCGGCAGCGGGATGAATCTGATGTCGCTTGCGCATGTCACCAAATCGGTCACCGGGCTGGAGCCGGTTCCCATCTATCGCCAGATTGGCGGCGTTCTGGCCGAGGTGGAAGGCCTGAGCCATGTTGTGGCGCGAGATGGGCGTGCCGAGGCGCTGCCGTTTGAAGCAGAGCAATTTGACACGGTGCTGTGCGTATCGGCGCATCAGTATTTCGACATGGTACCCGCCTTTCGCGAAATTGCCCGCGTCTTGCGGCCCGGCGGTGAAGTCGTGCTGATCAGCGGTACATGGAGCCGCTATCTGCTGGGGTCGGCCCATCAGGTGCTGACCGGGCTGTCGGCGGCGAAGAACTATGTCGTCACGGTCGTGAACACGGCGAGTTACATGGCGATGCGGCGCAAGATTCTGGTGCGGCCGAGCAAATGGACCACCGCCTATCCCATCTATCCGGCCCGCTGGGCCATTGTGGGCCTGCTGCGCGAGGCGGGTCTGACGATGGTGGGGCCACCGGAACGGCGGGCCGGGGAAACCATCTTTCGTGCGCGGAAGGTGACGCGCGGTTAA
- a CDS encoding glycosyltransferase family A protein, producing MTETAAEPALSVVIAARNEEAYIDTCLRGLLAQQDVATGPVEVIVAANACTDATVARARAHATAFAARGWRLEVLDLAQGGKLGALAAGEGVARGRALAYLDADVVCDPPLLAQLAAALDTPAPRYATGTLSVARAASPITRAYARIWTRLPFVKSGAVGAGLFAMNRAGRARWGNWPAIISDDTFARLHFTPAERIEVPAHYHWPMVEGFANLVRVRRRQDAGVAEIARLYPALLKNEAKAPLTRSDLLRLALTDPPGLAVYLAVHIAVRLRPASTNWTRGR from the coding sequence ATGACCGAAACCGCTGCCGAACCCGCCCTCAGCGTTGTCATCGCTGCCCGCAACGAAGAGGCCTATATCGACACCTGCCTTCGCGGCCTTCTGGCACAGCAGGACGTGGCCACCGGCCCGGTCGAGGTGATCGTCGCGGCCAATGCCTGCACCGATGCGACTGTCGCCCGCGCCCGGGCCCATGCCACCGCCTTTGCCGCCCGTGGCTGGCGGCTTGAGGTGCTGGATTTGGCGCAGGGAGGCAAACTCGGCGCGCTTGCGGCGGGCGAAGGCGTGGCACGGGGCCGCGCGCTTGCCTATCTGGATGCCGATGTTGTCTGTGACCCGCCGCTGCTCGCCCAACTTGCCGCCGCACTCGACACCCCCGCCCCCCGCTATGCTACCGGAACCCTCTCAGTTGCGCGGGCCGCCTCACCGATCACCCGCGCCTATGCCCGCATCTGGACCCGCCTGCCCTTTGTTAAAAGCGGGGCGGTTGGCGCAGGTCTGTTCGCGATGAACCGCGCCGGGCGCGCCCGCTGGGGAAATTGGCCCGCGATCATCTCGGACGATACCTTCGCCCGCCTGCACTTCACCCCAGCCGAACGGATCGAGGTGCCTGCACACTATCACTGGCCCATGGTCGAAGGGTTCGCCAATCTGGTCCGCGTCCGCCGCCGCCAAGATGCCGGCGTGGCCGAGATTGCGCGCCTCTATCCCGCCCTCCTGAAGAATGAGGCAAAGGCCCCCCTCACCCGGTCCGATCTCCTGCGCCTCGCGCTGACTGATCCGCCGGGCCTTGCGGTTTATCTTGCCGTCCATATCGCCGTGCGCCTGCGCCCTGCGTCGACAAACTGGACTCGCGGGCGTTAA
- a CDS encoding WecB/TagA/CpsF family glycosyltransferase has protein sequence MASNAPSGRPRADELAGAGVLRLVDVPTAAALLADMGERLDRGQGFAVATLNLDHIVKLRREPLFRRAYAAQTHVVADGNPVVWLSHLAGRGDVQLVPGSELITPVVALAAAKGVTIALFGSTEPVLRAAAARLEADHPGLKVAACIAPPMGFDPESAAADALLDQVAASGARICLLALGAPKQEVLAARGVARHPGVGFLSIGAGLDFIVGHQTRAPLWVRRIAMEWLWRMLSNPRRLAKRYFDCAVVLPGLALAARRQGRG, from the coding sequence ATGGCAAGCAATGCGCCGTCAGGGCGACCCCGGGCAGATGAACTGGCGGGGGCGGGTGTGCTGAGGTTGGTGGACGTGCCGACGGCAGCCGCCTTGCTGGCCGACATGGGCGAAAGGCTGGATCGCGGGCAGGGTTTTGCTGTGGCGACGCTGAACCTTGATCACATCGTGAAGCTGCGGCGCGAGCCGCTGTTCCGCCGCGCCTATGCGGCGCAAACGCATGTGGTGGCGGATGGCAATCCGGTGGTCTGGCTGTCGCATCTGGCGGGGCGGGGCGATGTCCAACTGGTGCCGGGATCGGAATTGATCACGCCGGTGGTGGCGTTGGCGGCGGCGAAGGGTGTGACCATCGCCCTGTTCGGATCGACTGAACCGGTGCTGCGCGCGGCGGCGGCGCGGCTGGAAGCGGATCATCCGGGGTTGAAGGTTGCGGCCTGCATCGCGCCGCCGATGGGGTTTGACCCGGAAAGCGCGGCGGCGGATGCGCTGTTGGACCAGGTGGCGGCGTCGGGCGCGCGCATTTGCCTGTTGGCGCTGGGCGCGCCCAAGCAGGAGGTTCTGGCAGCGCGCGGTGTTGCGCGGCATCCGGGGGTGGGCTTCCTGTCGATCGGGGCGGGGCTGGATTTCATCGTCGGGCACCAGACGCGGGCGCCACTGTGGGTGCGGCGGATCGCGATGGAATGGCTGTGGCGGATGCTGAGCAATCCGCGCCGGTTGGCGAAGCGCTATTTCGACTGTGCGGTGGTTCTGCCGGGGCTGGCGCTGGCGGCGCGCCGTCAGGGCCGGGGGTGA
- a CDS encoding glycosyltransferase: MTSGSRIAAVLIGRNEGARLVAALAAIPPDVFPVVYVDSGSTDGSVAAAQAAGARVVNLDMSRPFTAARARNEGFAALGTDLPEFVQFIDGDCSLDPGWIPTATAFLQANPAAAVACGRRRERFPDASIWNRLCDEEWDTPIGKALACGGDALFRTSAFVAAGGYNPTLIAGEEPELCVRLRAAGWEIWRIDAEMTLHDAAMTRFSQWWKRTRRAGHAFAEGAALHGAPPERHFVSETRRALIWGAFFPLAGLLGAVVTPWALLLWLALPLQMLRLAPRMGLTRATFLTLGKIPEAMGVAEYWIRRLSGRRAGLIEYK, translated from the coding sequence ATGACCTCCGGCTCACGCATCGCCGCCGTTCTGATCGGCCGCAACGAAGGGGCGCGCCTTGTGGCGGCACTTGCCGCCATCCCGCCCGATGTCTTCCCCGTCGTCTATGTCGATTCCGGCTCTACCGACGGGTCGGTCGCTGCCGCCCAGGCCGCGGGGGCAAGGGTCGTCAACCTGGACATGTCCCGCCCCTTCACCGCGGCCCGCGCCCGCAACGAAGGCTTTGCCGCCCTTGGCACCGACCTTCCCGAATTCGTGCAGTTCATCGACGGCGATTGCAGCCTTGATCCCGGCTGGATTCCAACGGCAACGGCCTTTCTGCAAGCCAATCCCGCCGCCGCCGTTGCCTGCGGCCGCCGTCGCGAACGCTTCCCTGACGCATCGATCTGGAACCGCCTCTGTGATGAGGAATGGGATACCCCCATCGGCAAGGCGCTTGCTTGCGGGGGGGATGCCCTGTTTCGCACATCGGCCTTTGTGGCGGCAGGCGGATATAATCCCACCCTCATCGCGGGCGAAGAGCCGGAGCTTTGCGTGCGCCTGCGCGCCGCCGGATGGGAGATTTGGCGCATCGATGCTGAAATGACCCTGCATGATGCTGCCATGACCCGGTTCAGCCAATGGTGGAAACGGACGCGCCGCGCAGGCCACGCCTTTGCCGAAGGGGCCGCTTTACACGGTGCCCCCCCTGAACGCCATTTCGTGTCGGAAACCCGCCGCGCGCTGATCTGGGGGGCTTTCTTTCCGCTTGCGGGCCTTCTTGGCGCGGTCGTCACGCCTTGGGCACTGCTGCTCTGGCTTGCCCTGCCGCTTCAGATGCTGCGCCTTGCACCGCGCATGGGCCTGACCCGCGCAACCTTTCTGACACTGGGCAAGATCCCCGAAGCGATGGGAGTAGCGGAATACTGGATTCGCCGCCTGTCAGGCCGCCGCGCCGGGTTGATCGAATACAAATAG
- a CDS encoding glycosyltransferase family 2 protein codes for MTTDVAVIIVNYGTADMSIAAVESVLHRAPDGLTVEVHLVDNASPGDDAAVLRQTAPRWGDAVTLHLESTNHGFGRGNNVVLHKLAQRAAPPAKVFLLNPDARLETNAVAQLSAFLDQHPKAAVVGSAILHEGSLAPATCAFRFPGAISEFVDAVNFGPVARLFKTKTVAFPADMPLQEVDWVSGASMMARMDAMTAVGFFDPDFFLYYEEVDLMHRLKRKGWQVWHLPQAKVVHVAGAATGVTRVTDDRPPLPAYWYNSWRMYFEKQHGRTGARLTAFARLSGTMIGNLISRLRGRPSSSPRNFVADFRRHVVGPLFRRSDSEQNV; via the coding sequence ATGACCACAGATGTTGCCGTGATCATCGTGAACTATGGCACGGCAGACATGTCCATCGCCGCTGTCGAAAGCGTGCTGCATCGCGCGCCCGATGGCCTGACGGTCGAGGTGCACCTTGTCGACAATGCCTCTCCCGGCGATGACGCGGCGGTCCTGCGCCAGACCGCGCCGCGCTGGGGCGATGCCGTGACGCTGCATCTGGAATCCACCAATCACGGCTTCGGACGCGGCAACAATGTCGTGCTGCACAAGCTGGCCCAGCGTGCGGCGCCACCTGCCAAGGTGTTTCTGCTCAACCCCGACGCACGGCTTGAAACCAATGCCGTGGCGCAGCTTTCCGCCTTTCTCGACCAACACCCCAAGGCCGCTGTCGTGGGCAGCGCCATCCTGCATGAAGGGTCTCTCGCCCCGGCGACCTGTGCGTTCCGCTTTCCCGGCGCAATCTCGGAATTTGTCGATGCCGTGAATTTCGGCCCCGTCGCCCGGCTGTTCAAGACCAAGACGGTCGCCTTCCCGGCGGATATGCCCTTGCAAGAGGTGGATTGGGTCTCGGGCGCGTCGATGATGGCGCGTATGGATGCGATGACCGCGGTGGGCTTCTTCGATCCCGATTTCTTTCTCTACTACGAAGAGGTCGATCTGATGCACCGGCTGAAACGCAAGGGCTGGCAGGTCTGGCATCTGCCGCAGGCCAAGGTGGTCCATGTCGCAGGCGCGGCCACAGGCGTCACGCGCGTCACCGACGACCGCCCGCCGCTTCCCGCCTATTGGTACAACAGCTGGCGGATGTATTTTGAAAAGCAGCATGGCCGCACCGGTGCACGCCTGACCGCCTTTGCCCGGCTTTCGGGCACGATGATTGGCAATCTGATCAGCCGCCTGCGCGGCAGACCATCCTCCAGCCCGCGCAATTTCGTTGCCGATTTCCGCCGCCATGTCGTCGGCCCGCTGTTCCGCCGCAGCGATTCTGAACAAAATGTCTGA